Proteins encoded within one genomic window of Candidatus Syntrophocurvum alkaliphilum:
- a CDS encoding MFS transporter encodes MIYILVYFIVIVSFIDTMAQLPILSPYVYSLGATSIVVGLIMGAYSLFNMIGNLGAGLIIDRYGRKIAIISGMIIAGSAVSLYAFVASPFQLLILRIIHGLGGAILIPAAFAYVGDRVGQGSTGRAMGYSGAAVGFAALIGPMFAGMGKDAFGFSVVFLSLGLLLIKTSIIAWLFLPETYSLESKNKVFTKEIILNLITNTKLQIAYLAAFSLMFTMGILAYAFPITLESLNFASKDTGILFSIFSIVAIIIFILPISKWSDKNGRYLPIAIGLFLVTLALLLLPLGNTFSQFVFMMILYGCGFGFIFPAMTSIVVDETKDYFRGTAFGIFYAFFSFGVMSGPVIGGIASEIGQEPFWIGALIIILIQMILYKLHIKVTN; translated from the coding sequence ATGATTTATATACTAGTCTACTTTATAGTTATAGTAAGCTTTATTGATACTATGGCTCAATTACCAATATTATCTCCTTATGTATATTCATTAGGGGCAACCTCAATAGTCGTTGGTTTAATAATGGGGGCATATTCATTATTTAACATGATCGGTAATCTCGGTGCTGGACTGATTATAGACCGCTATGGTAGAAAAATTGCTATTATTAGCGGAATGATTATAGCTGGTTCTGCTGTTTCTTTATATGCATTTGTTGCGTCACCATTTCAATTACTAATATTAAGAATTATACATGGTTTAGGTGGTGCTATATTAATACCTGCAGCTTTTGCTTATGTAGGTGATAGAGTTGGACAAGGCTCTACAGGAAGAGCTATGGGATATTCAGGGGCAGCAGTAGGGTTTGCTGCACTTATTGGACCTATGTTTGCTGGAATGGGTAAGGATGCATTTGGTTTTAGTGTAGTTTTTCTTTCTTTAGGCTTACTACTTATTAAAACATCAATAATTGCATGGCTTTTTTTACCTGAAACATATTCTTTAGAATCAAAAAACAAAGTGTTTACTAAGGAAATTATTCTTAATCTAATTACTAATACTAAATTGCAAATAGCTTACTTAGCTGCATTTAGCTTAATGTTTACAATGGGTATTTTAGCTTATGCATTTCCCATAACACTAGAATCATTAAATTTTGCTAGTAAAGATACGGGTATTCTTTTTAGTATTTTTTCAATTGTTGCTATAATAATCTTCATCTTGCCAATTAGCAAATGGTCAGATAAAAACGGAAGATATTTACCCATAGCTATAGGGTTGTTTTTAGTAACATTAGCACTATTACTACTTCCACTAGGAAATACCTTTAGCCAGTTTGTATTTATGATGATATTATATGGTTGTGGTTTTGGTTTTATCTTTCCGGCTATGACTTCCATAGTAGTTGATGAAACTAAAGATTACTTTAGAGGTACTGCTTTTGGCATTTTTTATGCATTCTTTTCATTTGGAGTAATGAGTGGTCCTGTAATTGGTGGTATAGCCAGTGAGATCGGACAAGAACCATTCTGGATAGGTGCTTTAATAATAATATTAATACAAATGATACTATATAAATTGCATATAAAAGTAACTAATTAA
- a CDS encoding MFS transporter: MKNTIFTKELLSLFLSTFLVAVGFSIIIPVLPYYAESMGASAFQLGLLLTIYAICQFIFAPVWGSYSDKVGRKPVLLMGVIGFGITFILFGLASSVWMLFIARVAGGIFACAAIPAAMAYIGDTTSEENRGASMGFIGASLGLGMIIGPAMGGLLSSISLSLPFFVASGLACLNFIAILLFFKESLKPEDRIVDQKLHRPNLLEGLRTPIAVLFIITLLVSIAEASHHGTFALFSQGKLGLTPTDVGWAFTTAGVVSVIFQGLLVGKFIKWFGEDKTIVTGIFLIITSFALFLFTWNLQSTIAFMAIFAAGIGLCRPALTAAISKRTTMPQGRAMGIMQGYDSLGRALGPAMGGFLLDINLSFSYSMAIIILIISLFTFYFYKVPVVEREAEQIST; this comes from the coding sequence TTGAAAAATACAATTTTTACAAAAGAATTACTTTCCCTATTTTTATCTACATTTTTAGTTGCAGTAGGGTTTAGTATCATAATCCCTGTACTTCCTTACTATGCCGAATCAATGGGGGCTAGTGCATTTCAACTAGGCTTACTGCTAACTATTTATGCAATATGCCAATTTATATTTGCTCCAGTTTGGGGAAGTTATTCAGATAAAGTAGGAAGAAAACCCGTATTATTAATGGGTGTCATTGGGTTTGGCATAACCTTTATACTCTTTGGTTTAGCATCTTCTGTTTGGATGTTATTTATTGCAAGAGTAGCAGGAGGAATATTCGCTTGTGCTGCAATTCCTGCAGCTATGGCTTATATAGGGGATACTACCAGTGAAGAAAACAGAGGAGCAAGTATGGGCTTTATTGGTGCTTCACTTGGTTTAGGTATGATTATTGGTCCCGCAATGGGTGGATTATTATCAAGTATTTCATTATCATTACCGTTTTTTGTAGCTAGTGGTTTAGCATGTTTAAACTTCATAGCTATTCTACTTTTCTTTAAAGAATCCTTAAAACCTGAAGATAGAATAGTTGACCAAAAACTACATCGCCCTAATTTACTAGAAGGCTTAAGAACTCCTATAGCAGTATTATTTATAATCACTCTTTTAGTTAGTATTGCAGAAGCATCCCATCATGGTACATTTGCCTTGTTTTCCCAAGGTAAACTGGGTTTAACTCCTACAGATGTAGGTTGGGCTTTTACAACTGCGGGAGTAGTATCAGTTATTTTCCAAGGTCTACTAGTAGGCAAGTTTATTAAATGGTTCGGTGAAGATAAAACAATAGTGACAGGAATATTTTTAATAATAACAAGCTTTGCACTTTTTTTATTTACTTGGAACTTGCAAAGCACAATAGCATTTATGGCTATATTTGCTGCTGGGATTGGATTATGTAGACCAGCCCTTACTGCAGCCATTTCCAAAAGAACAACCATGCCTCAAGGTAGGGCAATGGGCATAATGCAAGGATATGATAGTTTAGGTAGAGCCTTAGGACCTGCAATGGGTGGGTTTTTACTAGATATAAATCTTTCATTTTCATATTC